A DNA window from Bdellovibrio sp. BCCA contains the following coding sequences:
- the polA gene encoding DNA polymerase I: protein MKKLYLVDVSAMFFRAYYAIRSLTAPSGLPVNAIYGFLSMMIKLLKEEKPEYLVFCYDRKEPSFRKDLYDGYKAHRNEMPEDLAKQVPYIKKIAELLGVPSYEVAGFEADDIIGSLTKWGRHHDMEVFIVSGDKDFGQLINKHVWLYDTMKDVRYDAQGVFEKWGIYPEQFIDYLSIVGDASDNVPGVKGIGEKGAIKLLEQFKTLENIYENIDKVESKSVREKLIASKDNAFLSKKLVTISTDVPVSDDYNSYRLTPLHTEELRALLHELNFKSFEKSLFGATTPDVAAPVKKTVDMPAVGVPEGEIQPTLVIAKDDKEFQERTITTKELAAVLKENQVLWGFSDTRGVFVGTEQELFEVSDFEYLGKLTDTFHIRWSGFDLKTFWHKIGAKDPIAGWDSQLAAYVLKAGDAADFGKMYTKYMLETLPDLAPPSALYNAHRNFAATLSGRLKSLHGEKVYQELELPLERVLLSMERWGIRIDKDLLAKQSAELETEIAALEKQIHSEAGEAFNVGSPKQLGVILFEKLKLPAGKKTKTGYSTGEEVLTELDHPIAKLVLKWRELSKLKSTYVDALPEMINPKDERVHTRFNQALTMTGRLSSTDPNLQNIPIRTARGQQVRQAFVAAPRMKLLSVDYSQIELRILAHISEDPNLIKAFQEDLDIHSATAAEIYGLPLTEVTSELRRSAKAVNFGIAYGQGAFGLAENLGISRSEAKDIIDRYFARFKNVRDYIESTIKTAHEQGYVETLFGRRRYIEELQSKNMMLKKFGERAAINAPIQGTASDLVKKAMIEVYEKVPVRMLLQVHDELIFEGTEEDLNKHTPELVSIMENVTQLKVPLKVNYAIGNNWDEAH from the coding sequence ATGAAAAAACTCTATCTCGTGGACGTCAGTGCCATGTTTTTCCGAGCGTATTACGCAATTCGCTCTTTGACGGCTCCATCGGGTTTACCTGTCAACGCCATCTACGGATTTTTATCGATGATGATCAAGCTTCTCAAAGAAGAGAAGCCTGAGTACCTAGTTTTTTGCTACGATCGTAAAGAGCCTTCATTCCGCAAAGATTTATACGACGGCTACAAAGCCCATCGCAATGAGATGCCGGAAGACTTGGCCAAACAAGTTCCTTACATCAAAAAAATCGCTGAACTTTTGGGAGTGCCTTCTTACGAAGTCGCGGGTTTTGAAGCCGACGACATCATTGGTTCACTGACGAAGTGGGGCCGCCATCACGACATGGAAGTTTTCATCGTGAGCGGTGATAAAGACTTCGGGCAGTTGATCAACAAGCACGTGTGGCTCTACGACACCATGAAAGACGTGCGCTACGACGCTCAAGGCGTTTTCGAAAAATGGGGCATCTATCCTGAGCAATTTATCGACTATCTTTCTATTGTAGGCGACGCCTCTGATAACGTGCCCGGAGTTAAAGGTATTGGTGAAAAGGGTGCGATCAAACTTCTCGAGCAATTTAAAACGCTCGAAAATATTTACGAGAATATCGACAAGGTTGAGAGCAAAAGCGTTCGTGAAAAACTGATCGCTTCTAAAGACAATGCCTTCTTGTCAAAAAAACTAGTCACGATTTCCACGGATGTTCCTGTTTCCGATGACTATAACAGCTACAGATTGACGCCGTTGCATACAGAAGAATTGCGCGCGCTTTTGCACGAGCTGAACTTTAAATCATTCGAAAAAAGTTTATTCGGAGCCACGACTCCAGACGTAGCCGCTCCTGTTAAAAAAACAGTGGATATGCCAGCTGTCGGAGTTCCAGAAGGAGAGATTCAGCCGACTCTGGTAATTGCAAAAGACGATAAAGAATTCCAAGAAAGAACAATCACAACGAAAGAACTCGCTGCTGTTTTAAAAGAAAATCAAGTGCTTTGGGGTTTCTCGGATACACGGGGTGTGTTTGTTGGAACTGAACAAGAACTTTTTGAAGTTTCCGATTTTGAATACCTTGGAAAACTCACAGACACATTCCACATTCGTTGGAGCGGATTTGACCTAAAAACTTTCTGGCATAAAATCGGCGCCAAAGATCCGATCGCGGGATGGGATTCTCAGCTTGCAGCTTACGTGCTGAAAGCCGGTGATGCCGCAGACTTTGGCAAGATGTATACGAAGTACATGTTAGAAACTTTGCCGGACCTAGCTCCGCCCTCGGCTCTTTACAATGCACATAGAAATTTCGCAGCGACATTGTCAGGACGACTGAAGTCTCTTCACGGAGAAAAAGTTTACCAAGAGTTAGAGCTTCCTTTGGAGCGCGTTCTTCTTTCTATGGAACGCTGGGGAATTCGTATTGACAAAGATCTTTTGGCGAAACAAAGCGCAGAGCTTGAAACTGAAATCGCTGCTCTTGAAAAACAAATCCACTCTGAAGCCGGAGAGGCTTTCAATGTTGGAAGTCCTAAGCAGTTGGGTGTTATTCTGTTTGAAAAACTGAAACTACCCGCAGGTAAGAAAACAAAAACGGGTTATTCGACGGGAGAAGAAGTTCTTACAGAACTTGACCATCCTATTGCAAAACTGGTTTTGAAATGGCGTGAACTTTCTAAGCTCAAGTCTACTTACGTTGATGCCTTACCTGAAATGATCAATCCTAAAGATGAGCGTGTGCATACAAGATTTAATCAGGCGCTCACGATGACGGGACGCCTTTCAAGTACAGATCCGAACCTACAGAATATTCCAATTCGTACGGCTCGCGGTCAGCAAGTTCGCCAGGCTTTTGTGGCGGCTCCAAGAATGAAATTATTGTCGGTGGACTATTCACAGATCGAGCTTCGTATCTTGGCACATATTTCAGAAGATCCAAATTTGATCAAAGCCTTCCAAGAAGATTTGGATATTCACTCTGCCACGGCTGCGGAAATCTATGGCCTGCCTTTGACAGAAGTCACTTCAGAGCTTCGTCGTTCTGCAAAGGCGGTGAACTTCGGTATTGCGTACGGACAAGGGGCTTTCGGTCTTGCGGAAAATTTGGGAATTTCCCGATCCGAAGCCAAAGATATTATTGATCGTTATTTCGCGCGCTTTAAAAACGTGCGTGACTACATCGAAAGCACAATCAAAACGGCTCACGAGCAAGGTTATGTAGAAACATTGTTTGGTCGTCGCCGTTACATCGAAGAACTTCAGTCTAAAAACATGATGCTGAAAAAATTCGGAGAGCGTGCTGCGATCAATGCGCCTATTCAGGGAACTGCGAGTGATCTGGTGAAAAAGGCCATGATCGAAGTTTACGAAAAAGTTCCAGTGCGTATGCTTTTACAAGTGCATGACGAATTGATTTTTGAAGGAACGGAAGAAGACTTGAATAAGCACACTCCAGAGCTTGTTTCCATAATGGAAAACGTCACTCAGTTGAAAGTGCCTTTGAAAGTAAATTACGCCATCGGAAACAACTGGGATGAGGCCCATTAA
- a CDS encoding flagellar basal body-associated FliL family protein, with amino-acid sequence MRRIWFFSYNRLGEISLVDNESTTKVEDEKKDGAPEAESEELLSLESLDSIIADADPEFSQALNEIGPDDPTNVEIYNEGLELEYTLADEVKLWKTTPGYRQKLVKVFPFLPAISFKIKMKRTAFRLSWAKWKEQAIYRIKNAGPLLLAWLKNQLKKIKTGLNAALAVFKAFSTIKKIAFVGLVVVTGLVSFVLYKMATKGLLPPEEDLFISSMADWSQHKNQYDPKTETESFYESTRTSQNILLMKKMTANLRRSAESGPNPMGAFEFYVEGTASEVVVEIKDREPEMEDLFLRTIEEMTFDQLSTGEGKKLLCDKLRKEVNKVLTKGYVRRIFIKTAIIKP; translated from the coding sequence TTGCGACGTATTTGGTTCTTTTCTTACAATCGTCTTGGGGAGATCAGCTTGGTAGACAACGAAAGTACGACCAAAGTAGAGGATGAAAAAAAGGACGGAGCGCCAGAGGCGGAATCTGAAGAGCTTCTCTCGCTTGAATCCTTGGACTCTATCATCGCCGATGCAGACCCGGAGTTTTCGCAAGCTTTGAATGAGATCGGCCCCGATGATCCCACGAATGTTGAAATCTACAATGAAGGCCTTGAATTAGAATACACCTTGGCCGACGAAGTGAAACTTTGGAAGACAACGCCTGGATATCGTCAGAAGCTTGTTAAGGTTTTTCCGTTTCTTCCTGCCATTTCCTTCAAAATAAAAATGAAGCGCACGGCGTTTCGTTTAAGCTGGGCGAAGTGGAAAGAACAAGCGATTTATAGAATTAAAAATGCCGGTCCATTATTGCTTGCATGGTTGAAAAATCAGCTTAAAAAAATAAAGACCGGATTGAATGCTGCGCTTGCAGTCTTTAAAGCTTTCTCGACAATTAAAAAAATCGCTTTTGTGGGATTGGTTGTGGTAACCGGGCTCGTCAGTTTTGTCTTATATAAAATGGCGACAAAAGGTCTGCTTCCTCCCGAAGAAGATCTTTTTATTTCTTCGATGGCCGATTGGTCTCAGCACAAAAATCAGTACGATCCGAAAACGGAAACAGAATCTTTTTACGAGTCCACGCGCACCTCGCAGAATATTCTCCTGATGAAAAAGATGACGGCGAACTTGCGCCGATCTGCAGAGTCGGGCCCGAATCCCATGGGAGCTTTTGAATTTTACGTGGAAGGCACGGCCTCTGAAGTCGTTGTCGAAATCAAAGACCGTGAACCTGAAATGGAAGATCTTTTCCTGCGGACGATCGAAGAGATGACCTTCGATCAGCTATCCACAGGGGAGGGGAAAAAACTTCTTTGTGATAAGTTGCGCAAAGAAGTGAATAAGGTTCTGACAAAAGGTTATGTCAGAAGAATTTTTATTAAGACGGCGATTATTAAGCCTTAG
- a CDS encoding sigma 54-interacting transcriptional regulator, which yields MQQPHLKILNENTRTLPLTDFMTLGKDTQCQLQLDTTEVSDRHARIEKKESAYLIRDLRSAGGTYVNDARIMEAYLQDGDIIRIGHHEMIFLEQQKQDGAFPMKSRNDVWNEELQTLANVAKTEFPVLILGPSGTGKDIIAQKLHETSERERGPFVSVNCSALSETLIESELFGHIKGSFTGAINDRKGAFEAARGGTLFLDEIGDLSYSLQAKLLRALENNEIRPVGADRNIKTDVRIIAATHQNLSDKIKEGAFRSDLYFRLNVITVSPPALTYRMEDFEELLYGFARKMRVRFSFGAIARLKKHPWPGNIRELKNLVSRAAALYPREQILESHVEKLIDKTLLKSDEKVVNDIPVIKEIEKQMIIKRLTANRGNQRRTAQDLGMPKSTLHDRLKYYDIDISQFKV from the coding sequence ATGCAGCAACCCCACCTTAAAATTTTAAATGAAAACACGAGAACTCTTCCCCTTACCGACTTTATGACCCTCGGAAAAGACACTCAATGTCAGCTTCAGCTCGACACCACCGAGGTCTCCGATCGCCACGCTCGCATTGAAAAAAAAGAGAGCGCTTATTTGATTCGTGATCTGCGTTCCGCCGGTGGAACCTATGTTAACGACGCCCGTATTATGGAAGCCTACTTACAAGATGGCGACATCATCCGCATCGGCCATCACGAAATGATTTTCCTTGAACAACAAAAGCAAGACGGCGCCTTTCCTATGAAAAGCCGTAACGACGTCTGGAATGAAGAGTTGCAAACTCTGGCCAACGTCGCCAAAACTGAATTCCCTGTTTTAATTCTAGGTCCTTCCGGAACAGGTAAAGATATCATCGCTCAAAAACTTCATGAAACCAGTGAGCGTGAGCGCGGTCCGTTTGTCAGTGTGAACTGCAGCGCTTTAAGTGAAACTCTGATTGAGAGTGAACTCTTCGGTCATATTAAAGGAAGCTTCACCGGAGCCATAAATGACCGTAAAGGAGCTTTCGAAGCCGCGCGTGGCGGCACATTGTTCCTCGACGAAATCGGGGATCTTTCCTACAGCCTGCAGGCCAAACTTCTGCGCGCTCTGGAAAACAATGAAATTCGTCCTGTGGGTGCTGATCGCAATATCAAAACGGATGTGCGAATCATCGCAGCCACTCATCAAAACTTAAGCGATAAAATCAAAGAAGGTGCTTTCCGTTCGGACCTTTACTTCCGTTTGAATGTCATCACGGTGTCTCCTCCCGCTTTGACTTATCGTATGGAGGATTTCGAAGAACTTCTGTATGGTTTTGCGCGCAAAATGAGAGTGCGTTTTTCATTCGGTGCGATTGCAAGACTTAAAAAACATCCATGGCCGGGAAATATTCGTGAACTTAAAAATCTTGTGAGCCGGGCGGCCGCTCTTTATCCGCGCGAACAGATTTTAGAGTCTCACGTGGAAAAATTGATCGATAAAACTTTGCTTAAGAGCGATGAAAAAGTCGTGAACGACATTCCTGTGATCAAAGAAATTGAAAAGCAGATGATTATTAAAAGACTGACTGCTAACAGAGGAAATCAAAGAAGAACAGCGCAAGATTTAGGAATGCCGAAGAGCACCTTGCACGACCGTTTGAAATACTACGACATCGACATTTCGCAATTTAAGGTTTAA
- the yihA gene encoding ribosome biogenesis GTP-binding protein YihA/YsxC has translation MPKTIQFIKSAVLAKDYPVSRKAEVAIAGRSNAGKSSFINALAKNKVAKVSSTPGKTRLLNFFDMEDSYNLVDMPGYGFAARSGDEMKEWHMMIETYLMTRENLCGLLLIMDIRRAWTQDEELLKEFSDRRGFPMAVVLTKADKLSRSQMLQAVAKIKKTSGLSAVFPVSSLKKEGQNAVEDYMYENWVKDL, from the coding sequence ATGCCTAAGACGATTCAATTCATCAAAAGTGCCGTTCTGGCAAAAGATTATCCCGTAAGTAGAAAAGCTGAAGTTGCCATCGCCGGACGCTCCAACGCCGGAAAGTCATCTTTCATCAACGCTCTTGCGAAAAACAAAGTTGCCAAAGTGAGTTCGACGCCGGGGAAAACCCGTCTTTTGAATTTCTTTGATATGGAAGATTCTTATAACTTGGTTGACATGCCTGGTTACGGATTTGCTGCGCGTTCAGGCGACGAAATGAAAGAATGGCACATGATGATTGAGACTTATCTCATGACTCGTGAAAACCTGTGCGGACTTCTTTTGATCATGGATATTCGCCGTGCGTGGACTCAAGACGAAGAGCTTCTTAAGGAGTTTTCTGATCGTCGTGGATTTCCGATGGCCGTCGTGCTGACTAAGGCCGACAAACTTTCTCGCAGCCAAATGTTGCAAGCGGTGGCGAAAATCAAAAAAACATCGGGCTTAAGTGCCGTGTTTCCGGTTTCTTCTTTGAAAAAAGAAGGACAGAACGCGGTTGAAGACTACATGTATGAAAATTGGGTGAAAGATTTATGA
- the kdsB gene encoding 3-deoxy-manno-octulosonate cytidylyltransferase — MKIVGVIPARYGSTRFPGKPLVNLKGRPLIQWTIEGAKKSRLLNDLIVATDDERIKAAAEAVGAKVVMTASELPTGSDRIHAAIKDISCDVVVNIQGDEPLVTGELIDRLAQVFVNEPTMDMATLAHPISEEELQSPNAVKVVMNHKDEALYFSRYAIPYSRSKASEMGTYEGCLKHIGMYAYSKIFLKEFCEAPPALIEKAESLEQLRALYLGAKIKVIRVKEASLGVDTPEDLVRLEKLLSQQGM; from the coding sequence ATGAAGATTGTCGGAGTGATTCCCGCTCGCTATGGTTCAACTCGTTTTCCTGGAAAACCGCTGGTGAATCTGAAAGGCCGTCCCCTGATTCAGTGGACGATCGAGGGTGCGAAGAAGTCCCGTCTTTTGAATGACCTTATTGTTGCGACTGACGATGAAAGAATCAAAGCAGCGGCGGAAGCCGTTGGCGCGAAAGTCGTCATGACTGCAAGTGAACTTCCTACGGGCAGTGATCGTATTCATGCCGCTATCAAAGATATTTCCTGTGATGTTGTTGTTAATATTCAAGGAGATGAACCTTTAGTGACGGGCGAGTTGATTGATCGCTTGGCGCAAGTCTTTGTGAATGAACCGACAATGGATATGGCGACGTTGGCTCATCCAATCAGTGAAGAAGAACTGCAATCTCCGAATGCTGTTAAAGTTGTGATGAATCACAAAGATGAAGCTTTGTATTTCAGTCGCTATGCGATTCCGTATTCTCGTAGCAAGGCTTCCGAGATGGGCACTTACGAGGGGTGCCTTAAGCATATCGGCATGTATGCTTATTCGAAAATTTTTTTAAAAGAGTTCTGTGAAGCGCCCCCGGCTCTCATTGAGAAAGCAGAGAGCTTGGAGCAACTCAGAGCTTTGTATTTAGGTGCAAAAATCAAAGTAATCAGAGTCAAGGAAGCAAGTCTCGGGGTGGATACTCCCGAAGATTTGGTACGACTCGAAAAACTCTTAAGTCAACAGGGGATGTAA
- a CDS encoding CTP synthase, protein MKQKFIFVTGGVVSSIGKGLTAASLGALLEARGHRVTIMKFDPYLNVDPGTMSPFQHGEVYVTEDGAETDLDLGHYERFTSAIMNRSNSVSTGQIYDTVLARERRGDYLGGTVQVIPHITEEIKARIYEAAQGSEIILVEIGGTVGDIESQPFLEAIRQMRLDVGQENSVLLHVTYVPYIAAAGELKSKPTQHSVKELREIGLQPDFLVCRSEKVIDENLKAKIGLFCSVKTENVIAAQDSRFIYEVPLALHREKLDELIVARLGIAPGKKLDLKGWQNLVKVLSNPAHTVKIGVVGKYVDLKESYKSLHESLVHGGIANNARVEIIYVDSEKVTDKTVHQLLGKVDGILVPGGFGTRGVEGKITAIKYAREKRVPFFGICFGMQLSAIEFARNVCGIKDATSREFHAENKRSGNFVIDSMVEQRGIVNKGGTMRLGAFPCALASGTRAHQVYKASSIMERHRHRFEFNNKYKALFEKNGMVASGICKERDLVEIVELPDHPWFIGVQFHPEFKSKPLAPHPLFVHFVKAGLKRK, encoded by the coding sequence TTGAAACAAAAATTTATCTTTGTCACGGGGGGCGTTGTATCCTCCATTGGAAAAGGTCTGACGGCGGCAAGTCTTGGAGCTTTGCTCGAAGCGCGCGGTCACCGTGTGACAATCATGAAGTTTGATCCTTATTTGAACGTCGATCCGGGAACGATGTCTCCGTTTCAGCACGGTGAAGTGTATGTGACGGAAGATGGCGCGGAGACGGATTTGGATTTGGGTCACTACGAAAGATTCACGTCAGCGATCATGAATCGCTCTAATTCTGTATCAACAGGTCAAATCTATGACACTGTTTTGGCACGTGAACGTCGCGGGGATTATTTGGGCGGAACGGTTCAAGTCATTCCTCATATCACTGAAGAAATCAAAGCTCGTATCTATGAAGCCGCTCAAGGCAGCGAAATCATTTTAGTTGAGATCGGTGGAACTGTCGGGGATATCGAGAGTCAGCCATTTCTCGAAGCCATTCGCCAGATGCGCTTGGATGTAGGACAAGAGAATTCGGTGTTGTTGCATGTGACGTATGTTCCGTACATTGCAGCTGCCGGGGAGTTAAAATCAAAACCAACCCAGCACTCGGTGAAAGAACTTCGTGAAATCGGTTTGCAGCCGGATTTCCTTGTTTGCCGCAGTGAAAAAGTCATTGATGAAAATTTGAAAGCAAAGATTGGTTTGTTCTGTTCAGTGAAGACAGAAAACGTCATCGCAGCCCAAGACAGTCGTTTTATTTATGAAGTGCCATTGGCATTGCATAGAGAAAAATTGGATGAATTGATCGTGGCGCGTCTTGGAATTGCTCCAGGTAAAAAACTGGATCTTAAAGGGTGGCAAAACCTGGTGAAGGTTTTGAGTAATCCGGCTCACACAGTGAAAATCGGTGTCGTGGGTAAATACGTGGACTTGAAAGAATCTTACAAGTCTTTGCATGAATCCTTGGTTCATGGCGGGATTGCCAACAATGCCCGTGTTGAAATCATCTATGTGGATTCTGAAAAGGTGACGGACAAAACAGTTCATCAGCTTTTAGGAAAAGTGGATGGCATTCTTGTGCCCGGTGGTTTTGGAACTCGCGGTGTGGAAGGAAAAATCACGGCGATTAAATATGCTCGTGAAAAAAGAGTTCCTTTCTTTGGAATCTGTTTTGGGATGCAATTGTCAGCCATTGAGTTTGCTCGCAACGTGTGTGGCATTAAAGATGCGACCAGCCGTGAATTCCATGCGGAAAACAAACGCAGTGGAAACTTTGTTATCGATTCGATGGTAGAGCAAAGAGGAATCGTCAACAAAGGTGGAACGATGCGCTTAGGGGCTTTCCCTTGTGCGTTGGCTTCAGGCACTCGCGCGCATCAGGTGTACAAGGCGTCTTCGATTATGGAACGTCATCGTCACCGTTTTGAATTTAATAATAAATATAAAGCACTGTTTGAAAAAAATGGCATGGTGGCTTCGGGAATCTGTAAAGAGCGTGATCTTGTTGAGATCGTCGAACTTCCAGATCACCCGTGGTTTATTGGTGTGCAATTCCATCCGGAATTTAAGTCTAAGCCGTTAGCTCCACATCCACTCTTCGTGCATTTTGTAAAAGCCGGATTGAAGAGAAAGTAG
- a CDS encoding KpsF/GutQ family sugar-phosphate isomerase: MSKVVQQGLRVLEVEAQAIMGLRERIGAEFEQAVKMIKECQGKLVLTGMGKSGQIARKLASTFSSTGTPAVFLHPAESSHGDLGLVESDDVVMALSYGGESPEFSGILRFVARKGIPLIAITGKPGSSLAKAAQVTLNVHVSEEACPLGLAPTASSTATLAMGDAVAMAVMAEKGFSSEDFAEFHPGGSLGYRLLTRVKDVMHTGDALPTVGLEAPIRQVFSIMTHKDVRGAAGIVDNNGDLVGVITDGQIRRRLEKSDDPLTGVAKDLMTTNPRTVDVNELAEKALFVMEQFQINMLFVLDKESSQPKKPVGILHVQDLLRARVR; this comes from the coding sequence ATGTCAAAAGTAGTTCAGCAAGGTCTTCGTGTTTTAGAAGTAGAAGCGCAAGCCATCATGGGATTGCGTGAACGCATTGGTGCGGAGTTTGAACAAGCTGTAAAGATGATTAAAGAGTGCCAGGGAAAACTTGTTCTTACCGGAATGGGTAAGTCCGGGCAAATCGCTCGAAAGCTTGCGAGTACTTTTTCTTCAACAGGAACTCCTGCTGTTTTCTTGCATCCTGCGGAGAGTTCGCACGGAGATTTAGGCCTTGTTGAAAGTGATGACGTTGTGATGGCGCTTTCTTATGGCGGGGAGTCTCCAGAGTTTTCTGGCATTTTAAGATTCGTGGCTCGCAAAGGAATTCCTTTGATTGCGATCACGGGGAAACCGGGTTCTTCGCTTGCAAAAGCGGCACAAGTCACTTTGAACGTGCATGTTTCTGAAGAAGCATGTCCTTTAGGTCTCGCACCTACGGCAAGCAGTACTGCGACTTTGGCGATGGGTGATGCTGTTGCGATGGCGGTGATGGCTGAAAAAGGATTTAGCTCTGAAGACTTTGCTGAGTTTCATCCGGGTGGCAGCCTCGGCTATCGTCTTTTGACTCGTGTGAAAGATGTGATGCACACGGGAGACGCTTTGCCGACGGTGGGTCTTGAAGCTCCGATTCGTCAGGTGTTCTCGATTATGACTCATAAAGATGTTCGGGGTGCTGCAGGTATCGTGGATAACAACGGTGATCTTGTCGGGGTTATTACCGATGGTCAGATTCGTCGTCGTCTTGAAAAAAGTGATGATCCTTTGACGGGTGTTGCGAAAGATTTAATGACAACAAATCCCCGCACGGTCGATGTGAATGAATTGGCGGAAAAAGCTTTGTTTGTGATGGAGCAATTCCAAATCAATATGCTTTTTGTGCTTGATAAGGAATCATCGCAGCCCAAGAAACCAGTGGGCATTTTGCACGTTCAAGATCTTTTGCGTGCTCGTGTTCGTTAA